CGCGCGGCGCGGGCTCCAGTTCGTGGATGATCTCCATGGCCCGCACCTTGGGCGCCCCAGTGATGGAGCCGCCGGGGAAACAGGCCCGCAGCAGGTCCACCGGCCCGCGGCCGGGGGCAAGGACGCTCCGCACCTCGGAGACGAGGTGATGCACGCTGGCAAAGGTCTCCAGCGCGCAGAGCGCCGGCACGGTGACGCTGCCGAGCCGTGACACACGGCCGAGATCGTTGCGCATGAGGTCCACGATCATCAGATTCTCGGCCCGGTCCTTCTCGCTGGCGAGAAGCGCGGCGGCGAGGGCCGTGTCCTCGGCCGTCGTGCCGCCGCGCGGCCGGGTGCCCTTGATGGGCCGCGTCTCCACGCCGCCATCGGGCGCCACCTTCAGGAAGCGCTCGGGCGAGGCGCTCATGAGGGCAAGGTCCGGTCCGCAGACGAGCAGGGCCGAGAAGGGGGCGGGCGAGAGGGCGGTCAGCCGCCGGTAAAGGTCGTAATCGGACAGGCCCTCCGGGCGGCGGCTCAGGAAGCGCTGGGTGATGTTGGCCTGGAAGATGTCGCCCGCGTGGATGTAGTCCACCGTGCGGCCGATGCGGGCCTCCATCTCGGCGCGCGAGAGTTCTGCCGTCCAGTCCGCGCGGGCTGTGATGTCCGGCGGCGTGTCCTCGGCCGGCGCCTTCGAGAGGCGGGCGAGGAGATGCGCGACCCGCGCCTTGGCCCGTGCCGCGCGAACGTTCGCCGCTATCTCCGGCAGGCCGGTGGAGATCAGGACGGCCGCCCGCGCCGCATGATCGAAGGCGATCACCACGTCATAGAGGCCCATCACCATGTGGGGGATGGGCAGCCCCGGCTTCGGCGGCGGCAGGCGCTCCACATGCCGACCCAGCTCATAACCGAGGAAACCGACCGCGCCGCCGGCGAACGGCACGGGCGCAAGCCCCTCGGGTGCCGGACAGGCGGCGAGCTGCGCGCCCAGAACGGTGAACGGATCGCCCGCCACCGACGCGCCGTCCACCCGCACGCCGTCGGCGTCCGCGACGATGACCCGGAAAGGTTCGGCGGCGATGTAGGAATAGCGCCCGCGCGCGCCATCCTGCGCCGCGCTGTGCAGCAGGGCGGCCATGGGGTCGTCCGCAAAGGCTCGGAACAGGCGGACGGGATCGCCATAGGCGATGGGGACCACGTGCACGGGCGGGGCATCTCCGGGCTGCGGCGATTCCACCGCGTGCCGTAACATTCACCTTGCGGTAGCGGGCGCAAGCCCTCTCCGCACGTCAGCCCGCCAAGCCATGCATCCCGTTGCCTGCCGCGCCGGGCGGACCGATGCTAAAGCACGCAGCGGCCTTGCCGAAGGCCGGTCCCGTCACCGCCCGAAGCCCCCGCCCATGCTCGACACTGTTCCCGAAGCCCCGCCGCCCGTGTCCCACGGCGCCCTGCATTATGCGCTGGCCGGCGTGCGCGGAGCGATGTCGGTGCCGCTGCTGGTGCTGATCGCCTCCTATATCGGCTTCGGCGGCCTGCTCCATGGCGTCGGTTTCCCGCTGCTGCCGGGCATGCTCTCCACCATCTTCATCTGGGCGCTGCCGGCGCAGGTCATCCTCATCGGCGGGCTCGCGGCGGGCACGGCGCTGCCGGCCATCGCGCTGGCGGTGGGCCTCTCTTCCATCCGCCTCCTGCCCATGGTGGTGGCGCTCGCCCCCTTCACGCGCGGGCGTCACCGCTCGACGGTGGGGGAATTCTGCGCCTCCCATTTCGTCGCCATGACCATGTGGGTGGAGGGCATGCGTCTGCTGCCCAAGGTGCCCGTGGAGGGGCGTCCGGCCTATACGCTAGCCATGGGCGCCACCTATGTGGGGGTGAGCACGCTGGCGACCTGGGCCGGGTTCGAGCTGGCGGGCAGCCTGCCGCCGGCCTTCGGCGCGGGCCTCCTGTTCCTCACGCCGGCGTCCTTCACCATCCTCATGGTGCGCAATTCCCGCACGGCGCTGGACTGGATGGCGCTGGCGTTCGGCCTCGCCTCGGCACCGCTGGTGGCCGGGCTCGATGGCGGCATGGACCTGATGATCGGCGGCGTCGGCGGCGGCACGCTCGCTTATGGCATCGCCCGGCTCCTGAAGCGGAGGGCGGCATGATCTATGACAACGCACTCGTGGCGGCGCTTATCGTGATCGTGGTGGGTTTCCTGCCAACCGAGATCTGGCGCTGGCTGGCGGTGGTCGCCGGCCGCCGGGTGGAGGCGGGGAGCGAACTCTTCCACTGGATCAAGGCGGTGGCGACGGCGCTGCTCGCCGCCGTGGTGGGCCGCCTCGTCTTCATGCCCACGGGCGCGCTGGCGGAGGTGCCGCTGTCGCTGCGCCTCGCTTCGGTGGGGGCAGGCGTCCTCGCCTTCCTCCTCATCCGCCGCTCGGTGCTGGCGGGCGTGGTGGCCGCGCAGGTGGTGCTGCTCGGCGGCATCTGGTGGCTCGGCATCCACTGAAGCCGGCCTGATCCCGAACGCTGTAAACAAAAGGGGCGCCCGAAGGCGCCCCAGTCTGGGAGAGACCCGTAAAGGTCTCCGGTCGATGCGGACGCGCTGGCTGTGACGCCAGCGCGAACGGCATCAGACCGAGTAGTACATCTCGAACTCGACCGGGTGCGGGGTCATCTCGAAGCGAGCGACTTCCTGCATCTTGAGGTCGATGTAGGACTCGATGAAGTCCTTCTGGAACACGTCGCCCTTGAGCAGGTAGTCGTGGTCCTTGGCGAGCGACTCGAGCGCCTCGCGGAGCGAGCCGCAGACGGTCGGGATCTGCTTCAGCTCGGCCGGGGGCAGATCGTACAGATCCTTGTCCATGGCCGAACCGGGATCGATCTTGTTCAGGATGCCGTCCATGCCGGCCATGAACAGGGCCGAGAAGGCGAGGTAGGGGTTCGCGCCCGGATCGGGGAAGCGGACCTCGACGCGCTTGGCCTTCGGGTTGTTCGTGTAGGGGATGCGGCAGGACGCCGAGCGGTTGCGGGCCGAATAGGCCAGCAGCACCGGGGCCTCATAGCCCGGGACCAGACGCTTGTAGGAGTTGGTCAGCGGGTTGGTGAAGGCGTTCAGCGACTTGGCGTGCTTGATGACGCCGCCGATGTACCACAGGCACTCCTGCGAGAGGTCGGCATACTTGTCGCCGGCGAAGAGCGGCTTGCCGTCCTTCCAGATGGACTGGTGGACGTGCATGCCCGAGCCGTTGTCGCCATAGACGGGCTTCGGCATGAAGGTCGCGGTCTTGCCATAGATGTTGGCGACCTGATGGATGCAG
The Azorhizobium caulinodans ORS 571 genome window above contains:
- a CDS encoding AzlD domain-containing protein, which gives rise to MIYDNALVAALIVIVVGFLPTEIWRWLAVVAGRRVEAGSELFHWIKAVATALLAAVVGRLVFMPTGALAEVPLSLRLASVGAGVLAFLLIRRSVLAGVVAAQVVLLGGIWWLGIH
- a CDS encoding AzlC family ABC transporter permease gives rise to the protein MLDTVPEAPPPVSHGALHYALAGVRGAMSVPLLVLIASYIGFGGLLHGVGFPLLPGMLSTIFIWALPAQVILIGGLAAGTALPAIALAVGLSSIRLLPMVVALAPFTRGRHRSTVGEFCASHFVAMTMWVEGMRLLPKVPVEGRPAYTLAMGATYVGVSTLATWAGFELAGSLPPAFGAGLLFLTPASFTILMVRNSRTALDWMALAFGLASAPLVAGLDGGMDLMIGGVGGGTLAYGIARLLKRRAA
- the pabB gene encoding aminodeoxychorismate synthase component I, with the translated sequence MHVVPIAYGDPVRLFRAFADDPMAALLHSAAQDGARGRYSYIAAEPFRVIVADADGVRVDGASVAGDPFTVLGAQLAACPAPEGLAPVPFAGGAVGFLGYELGRHVERLPPPKPGLPIPHMVMGLYDVVIAFDHAARAAVLISTGLPEIAANVRAARAKARVAHLLARLSKAPAEDTPPDITARADWTAELSRAEMEARIGRTVDYIHAGDIFQANITQRFLSRRPEGLSDYDLYRRLTALSPAPFSALLVCGPDLALMSASPERFLKVAPDGGVETRPIKGTRPRGGTTAEDTALAAALLASEKDRAENLMIVDLMRNDLGRVSRLGSVTVPALCALETFASVHHLVSEVRSVLAPGRGPVDLLRACFPGGSITGAPKVRAMEIIHELEPAPRGPYCGSVAWIGFDGAMDSSIVIRTLVRAGETLVAQAGGGIVADSDPAAEYEESLVKVAPLLKAAAGETP